One stretch of Apis cerana isolate GH-2021 linkage group LG8, AcerK_1.0, whole genome shotgun sequence DNA includes these proteins:
- the LOC107997176 gene encoding RWD domain-containing protein 2A isoform X1 — protein sequence MKLITVVDKLFNDYKLLYIYVSTCNMSTYEEISENLTAQVYELEALQSVYPKELVIGDHGVLAHINEFIKNPMNEVPQKLEYSIEISLNDGSIELLISLSSNYPKEKPEIYARSSFLNRSQQLLLNQSLNDILKQQKENEPCIYMLISWLQDNGENYLTESNKNKDKKLNNKNKNKEHEKPTNFSRYWIYSHHIYSKFKRKKVIDLAQENCLTGFCLAGKPGVICLEGALEDCVYCWQKIKSMNWQKILLQLEEREEDCENIDEMRKFCNFQEISFNSSGRHNDMGQLLKYLMEHTLQYAFKELFGISGKSTQL from the exons atgaaattaataactgTTGTGGATAAGCTATTTAATG aTTATAAActtctatacatatatgtttcaACGTGCAATATGTCCACGTATGAAgaaataagtgaaaatttaACAGCTCAAGTTTACGAATTGGAAGCATTACAATCTGTTTATCCAAAAGAATTAGTAATTGGTGATCATGGAGTATTAGCTCATATTAATGAGTTCATTAAAAATCCTATGAATGAAGTGCCtcaaaaattggaatattcaattgaaatttcattaaatgat GGatcaatagaattattaattagtttatCATCTAACTATCCTAAAGAAAAACCAGAGATTTATGCAAGAAGTTCCTTTCTCAATCGAAGCCAACAATTGCTTTTGAACCAATCATTAAACGATATTCTTAAGCAGCAAAAGGAGAATGAACCTTgcatttatatgttaatatcatGGCTACAGGATAATGGTGAAAATTATCTTAcagaatctaataaaaataaagataaaaaacttaataataaaaacaagaacAAAGAACATGAGAAACCTACAAATTTTTCCAGATATTGGATTTATAGTCatcatatatatagtaaatttaaaagaaagaaagtaattGATTTAGCACAAGAAAATTGCCTTACAGGTTTTTGTTTGGCAGGAAAACCTGGAGTAATTTGTTTAGAAGGTGCTTTAGAAGATTGTGTTTATTGTTGGCAAAag ataaaatcaatgaattggcagaaaatattattgcaattagaagagagagaggaagattgTGAAAACATTGATGAAATGCGTAAATTCTGcaatttccaagaaatatcatttaatagttCAGGACGTCATAATGATATGggtcaattattaaaatatttaatggaaCACACATTGCAATATGCATTTAAAGAATTGTTTGGTATTAGTGGTAAATCTACTCAactataa
- the LOC107997176 gene encoding RWD domain-containing protein 2A isoform X2, producing the protein MAKYYKLLYIYVSTCNMSTYEEISENLTAQVYELEALQSVYPKELVIGDHGVLAHINEFIKNPMNEVPQKLEYSIEISLNDGSIELLISLSSNYPKEKPEIYARSSFLNRSQQLLLNQSLNDILKQQKENEPCIYMLISWLQDNGENYLTESNKNKDKKLNNKNKNKEHEKPTNFSRYWIYSHHIYSKFKRKKVIDLAQENCLTGFCLAGKPGVICLEGALEDCVYCWQKIKSMNWQKILLQLEEREEDCENIDEMRKFCNFQEISFNSSGRHNDMGQLLKYLMEHTLQYAFKELFGISGKSTQL; encoded by the exons ATGGCTAAGT aTTATAAActtctatacatatatgtttcaACGTGCAATATGTCCACGTATGAAgaaataagtgaaaatttaACAGCTCAAGTTTACGAATTGGAAGCATTACAATCTGTTTATCCAAAAGAATTAGTAATTGGTGATCATGGAGTATTAGCTCATATTAATGAGTTCATTAAAAATCCTATGAATGAAGTGCCtcaaaaattggaatattcaattgaaatttcattaaatgat GGatcaatagaattattaattagtttatCATCTAACTATCCTAAAGAAAAACCAGAGATTTATGCAAGAAGTTCCTTTCTCAATCGAAGCCAACAATTGCTTTTGAACCAATCATTAAACGATATTCTTAAGCAGCAAAAGGAGAATGAACCTTgcatttatatgttaatatcatGGCTACAGGATAATGGTGAAAATTATCTTAcagaatctaataaaaataaagataaaaaacttaataataaaaacaagaacAAAGAACATGAGAAACCTACAAATTTTTCCAGATATTGGATTTATAGTCatcatatatatagtaaatttaaaagaaagaaagtaattGATTTAGCACAAGAAAATTGCCTTACAGGTTTTTGTTTGGCAGGAAAACCTGGAGTAATTTGTTTAGAAGGTGCTTTAGAAGATTGTGTTTATTGTTGGCAAAag ataaaatcaatgaattggcagaaaatattattgcaattagaagagagagaggaagattgTGAAAACATTGATGAAATGCGTAAATTCTGcaatttccaagaaatatcatttaatagttCAGGACGTCATAATGATATGggtcaattattaaaatatttaatggaaCACACATTGCAATATGCATTTAAAGAATTGTTTGGTATTAGTGGTAAATCTACTCAactataa
- the LOC107996563 gene encoding testis-specific serine/threonine-protein kinase 1-like, whose product MTSLSQTSSEEAVLFARGYKFLKKLGEGAYAKVYLAEYKPESDPDKNSTLACKVIDTGVAPKDFVRKFLPRELDILVKLNHPHVVHVHSIFQRRTKYYIFMRYAENGDLLEFILKNGAVAEGQARVWFRQLALGLQYLHEMEIAHRDMKCENVLLTSNLNVKLADFGFARYVIDNRGKRVMSDTYCGSLSYAAPEILRASPYNPKIADLWSLGVILYILLNKSMPFDDTDIKRLYEQQTNRKWKFRSKIAETLSDQVKKLVARLLEPDVSKRWKMEQVINSEWIAMDPRLLILTPAEQAALNNAMQEKKKFEEKFSAKDPKLFKVEEKKKTNADPKAKPEDVTVIKKAARMTMSTTVATGPYFANKRNNNNNTNN is encoded by the exons ATGACGAGTTTGAGTCAGACTTCATCCGAGGAGGCAGTTTTATTCGCTCGCggttataaattcttaaaaaagctGGGTGAAGGTGCTTACGCAAAG GTATATCTGGCGGAGTATAAACCGGAATCTGATCCAGATAAAAATAGTACCTTGGCATGTAAGGTTATAGATACAGGAGTAGCACCTAAGGATTTTGTACGAAAATTTCTTCCTCGAGAACTTGATATCTTAGTGAAATTAAATCATCCTCATGTAGTGCATGTTCATAGCATATTTCAAAGACGTactaagtattatatttttatgcgtTATGCTGAAAATGGTGATCTCCTAGAATTCATTTTGAAGAATGGTGCAGTTGCAGAAGGACAGGCGCGCGTATGGTTTCGTCAACTTGCGCTTG gtCTTCAATATTTACATGAAATGGAGATCGCTCACAGAGATATGAAATGCGAAAATGTTCTTCTAACATCGAATCTTAATGTAAAACTTGCTGATTTCGGATTTGCTCGTTACGTAATAGATAATCGAGGTAAGCGTGTTATGAGCGATACCTATTGCGGTTCTTTATCCTATGCCGCTCCGGAGATCCTTCGTGCATCTCCATATAATCCCAAGATCGCAGATCTTTGGTCCCTCGGAGTCatcttatatattctattaaataaatcgatgCCATTCGATGATACTGATATCAAACGACTGTATGAGCAACAAACAAACCGTAAATGGAAGTTTCGCAGTAAGATTGCAGAAACTTTGAGCGATCAAGTAAAGAAATTGGTAGCTCGTCTCCTAGAACCTGATGTCTCAAAACGATGGAAGATGGAGCAGGTCATCAACAGCGAATGGATCGCTATGGATCCTAGACTTTTGATTCTTACACCTGCTGAACAAGCAGCTCTTAATAATGCAAtgcaagagaagaaaaaattcgaagagaaattttctGCGAAAGATCCA aaaCTATTTAaagtggaagaaaagaaaaagaccaATGCAGATCCCAAGGCAAAACCTGAAGATGTCACCGTAATTAAGAAAGCAGCAAga ATGACGATGTCCACCACTGTTGCTACTGGGCCGTATTTTGCtaataaacgtaataataataataatactaataattag
- the LOC107996503 gene encoding small ribosomal subunit protein uS5 produces the protein MADTAPAARGGFRGGFGSRGGGDRGGPRGRGRGGRGRGRGRGRGKEDSKEWIPVTKLGRLVRDGKIESLEHIYLFSLPIKEYEIIDKFLGVELKDEVLKIMPVQKQTRAGQRTRFKAFVAIGDYKGHIGLGVKCSKEVATAIRGAIILAKLSVVPVRRGYWGNKIGDPHTVPCKVTGKCGSVQVRLIPAPRGTGIVSAPVPKKLLQMAGIEDCYTSARGSTCTLGNFAKATYAAIAKTYAYLTPDLWHDQALRKAPYQEFADYLSKNHRVVGGQRPAEVV, from the exons ATGGCGGACACTGCTCCAGCCGCGCGTGGAGGTTTTCGTGGAGGATTTGGTTCTCGTGGAGGAGGTGATCGTGGAGGTCCAAGAGGTAGAGGTCGTGGAGGTAGAGGACGAGGTCGTGGTCGTGGACGTGGTAAAGAAGACAGTAAAGAATGGATTCCAGTGACTAAACTTGGACGTCTTGTTAGagatggaaaaattgaatctttggAACATATTTACCTTTTTTCTTTACCAATcaaagaatatgaaattattgataaatttcttgGTGTTGAATTGAAAGatgaagtattaaaaattatgcctGTACAAAAACAGACTAGAGCTGGTCAACGTACACGTTTCAAg gctTTTGTAGCTATTGGTGACTACAAAGGTCATATTGGTTTAGGCGTAAAATGTTCTAAGGAAGTAGCTACTGCTATCCGTGGTGCTATCATTTTGGCTAAACTTTCAGTTGTGCCAGTACGCCGTGGTTATTGGGGAAATAAAATTGGTGATCCTCATACAGTGCCCTGTAAAGTTACTGGCAAATGTGGATCAGTTCAGGTCCGTCTAATTCCAGCACCAAGAGGTACAGGTATTGTTTCAGCTCCTGTGCCTAAAAAACTATTACAAATGGCTGGTATCGAGGATTGCTATACTTCAGCTAGAGGATCCACATGTACTCTTGGCAATTTTGCTAAGGCTACTTATGCAGCTATTGCTAAGACTTATGCATATTTAACACCAGATCTCTGGCATGATCAAGCATTAAGAAAAGCGCCATATCAAGAATTCGCGGATTATTTATCTAAGAATCACAGAGTTGTGGGTGGACAGAGACCTGCTGAGGTTGTTTAA
- the LOC107996700 gene encoding probable DNA-directed RNA polymerases I and III subunit RPAC2 has protein sequence MGRLAEVASEQSSEKCKTFVFMGEGYTLGNSLVSVISQNPNVEFCACFVNHPAEGNIYLRIQAKRGKAIDILKKGLEDFEKICDHTLESFNNAYDQFKTSKNTSIDST, from the exons atggGTCGGTTAGCAGag gtAGCTAGCGAACAATCATccgaaaaatgtaaaactttTGTATTTATGGGTGAAGGTTATACTTTAGGAAATTCATTAGTCTCCGTAATTTcacaaaa tcCTAATGTAGAATTTTGTGCTTGTTTCGTTAATCATCCAGCAGAaggaaacatatatttaagaattcaagcaaaaagaggaaaagcaATAGACATATTAAAGAAAGGATtagaagattttgaaaaaatttgtgatCATACTTtagaaagttttaataatgcttATGATCAGTTTAAAACTTCCAAAAATACATCTATAGATAGCACATAA
- the LOC107997234 gene encoding uncharacterized protein PF3D7_1120000, which produces MQKMFLKKIIFNISLSLKLQNINIRYYCSNKILESAEEKPIYLEEIKDNSKLEEKRNKSRLSFADRNRLFEQKPYNEPIEWYHNTIKYKKRILGRYGMAALGIPAGLAWPTPEEVEEQKEYEKIAFPLSIQERLKKIKEEKKKKEDILKARQAQIANKMLGMEKLIAQIKTKIAEKKAAELEAKERKERKIEEIRRQLIAEGTISKHSLTEAITLAEKDEKKKKKELKKTKMLERQKRLAERLIQAQQQNENLEAENKNETDSKK; this is translated from the exons ATGcagaaaatgtttttaaaaaaaataatctttaatatatcattgagtttaaaattgcaaaatatcaatataagatattattgttCAAATAAGATTCTTGAATCCGCTGAAGAAAAACCAATctatttagaagaaataaaagataattctaagctagaagaaaaaagaaataagtcgAGATTATCATTTGCTGATAGAAATAGGTTGTTTGAACAAAAACCTTATAATGAACCTATAGAATGGTATCATAATACAATTAAGTATAAGAAACGAATATTAGGAAGATATGGAATGGCAGCTTTAGGAATACCTGCAGGATTGGCATGGCCTACACCTGAAGAAGTAGaagaacaaaaagaatatgaaaaaattgctTTTCCTTTAAGTATCcaagaaagattgaaaaagattaaagaagaaaagaaaaagaaagaagatattttaaaagctag acAAGCACAAATAGCTAATAAAATGTTAGGTATGGAAAAATTGATAGcacaaataaaaacaaaaattgctGAAAAAAAAGCAGCAGAATTAGAAGCTAAAGAACGAAAGGAacgtaaaattgaagaaatcaGACGTCAATTGATAGCTGAAGGAACTATCTCCAAACATTCACTAACAGAAGCAATAACTTTAGCAGAGAaagatgagaaaaagaaaaagaaggaacttaagaaaacaaaaatgttgGAGAGACAAAAAAGATTAGCAGAACGATTAATTCAAGCACAACAGCAAAATGAAAATCTTGaagctgaaaataaaaatgaaactgattctaaaaaataa
- the LOC107997243 gene encoding uncharacterized protein LOC107997243, translating into MIGPSSGIGDVPEHELSDNQSRGGKKRIFEDLDIENFCEEVQNGHKRYQYQEIEAPMEMVASNQVINDTASLFSPLSAQEAVDECSVGRLEVLLVDGTNCTWTTVSELESQQSIADITASPSTSTSSSENRQEQVIQEVQIEETSYPIDCDYWEPVVTVQSSNMQQNKPMMPSGSNQQQQFDDQETGNLSWLLDFKLDPFIEAADEKSTVSLSKDIHNGNKARMNGRSYGSAYINDAKKSYNENGSLHQESNHNYSSLDNRNFASSRCNGPKKPPFTYTELIEHALRERGELTVSAIYQWISEHFPYYKSNDDRWKNSVRHNLSINPHFRKGSKAPHGAGHLWAIANRSGDSRPRQTINNSIINSSTKQISKNNIEIENLRKNVSQMNPIDEVEAATASITQQSNEEETENIVNSVTLEHCAEEILSGIKKEVEVQYLVPMMVSNNESTHPNQQTQELHYPVKESDFLNPVSKEVVAEECGLISEGYLVTDLNPTALGLNMIEPEIITPENLFGEELSFQFYELSSPSQIQSA; encoded by the exons CTGGACATCGAAAACTTTTGCGAAGAGGTTCAAAATGGTCATAAACGATATCAATACCAAGAAATTGAGGCTCCAATGGAAATGGTTGCCTCCAATCAAGTGATAAACGACACTGCATCCCTATTCTCACCGTTATCAGCTCAAGAAGCCGTGGATGAATGTTCAGTTGGTCGATTGGAAGTCCTTCTCGTGGATGGCACTAATTGTACCTGGACAACCGTATCAGAATTGGAATCGCAGCAAAGTATCGCTGATATTACGGCTTCACCATCTACATCTACTTCGTCATCGGAAAATAGACAAGAACAGGTGATACAGGAGGTTCAAATCGAGGAAACGAGTTATCCCATTGATTGTGATTATTGGGAACCAGTTGTCACAGTCCAATCATCCAATATGCAACAAAATAAGCCCATGATGCCTTCTGGTAGTAATCAGCAGCAACAGTTTGATGATCAAGAGACTGGAAATCTTTCCTGGTTACTGGATTTTAAGTTGGATCCTTTCATCGAAGCCGCAGACGAGAAATCTACTGTATCTTTATCTAAAGACATTCACAATG GAAACAAAGCAAGAATGAATGGACGTTCTTATGGATCTGCCTACATTAACGATGCTAAAAAGAGTTACAACGAGAATGGATCGTTGCATCAGGaatcaaatcataattattctaGCCTCGACAATAGAAATTTCGCGTCTTCCCGGTGTAATGGCCCAAAGAAACCGCCTTTCACATATACAGAGCTGATTGAACACGCTTTGCGAGAAAGGGGAGAGCTTACGGTATCAGCTATTTACCAGTGGATCTC agAACATTTTCCGTACTACAAAAGTAATGACGATCGTTGGAAAAACTCTGTTCGACACAATCTGTCCATAAATCCACACTTCAGAAAAGGATCAAAAGCACCACATGGAGCTGGACACTTATGGGCTATTGCAAATCGTTCTGGAGATTCCAGACCCAGACAAaccattaataattctatcatTAATTCTTCTACGAAACAAATAAGCAAGAAcaatatagaaattgaaaatctgaGGAAAAATGTCAG tcAAATGAATCCAATAGATGAAGTAGAAGCAGCAACTGCCAGCATTACACAACAGTCTAATGAAGAAGAGACTGAGAATATAGTAAATTCTGTAACATTAGAGCATTGTGCTGAAGAAATTCTTAGtggtattaaaaaagaagtagaAGTACAATATCTTGTTCCCATGATGGTGTCCAATAACGAATCGACCCATCCCAATCAACAAACGCAAGAGCTTCATTATCCTGTGAAAGAGAGTg attttctcAATCCAGTATCAAAAGAAGTAGTCGCAGAAGAATGCGGACTAATAAGTGAAGGATATCTAGTTACAGACTTAAATCCTACTGCTTTGGGTCTAAATATGATTGAGCCAGAAATTATCACACCTGAAAATCTTTTTGGGGAGGAATTAAGTTTTCAgttttatgaattatcatCTCCATCACAAATTCAGTCTGCCTGA